A genome region from Bacilli bacterium includes the following:
- a CDS encoding 2-oxoacid:acceptor oxidoreductase family protein, translated as MSTVLPKVNELGFFQLRLESIGGLGANLAGKMLAEAGVVGAGLNGVSFSSYGSEKKGSPVKAHIRFCDPETKIRDTSPVERPHVVGIFHENLAKTINVVSGIYEDSIVLVNSTKSPEKLKEKLKMVAGTIAVIDATGIALEENNRVNMAMLGGLFRLCSFLDPQIMRDVIRNSLIKKYPQAVEPALRTFERGYNEVKSQTFALPKGAQMPAYTRMDTPILGYETQAIGGTIINPGNSILKDLSISRSGMMPHFDQEKCIHCANCDNVCPDFCFVWEEQPDKKGRPQMFLQGIDYQYCKGCLKCVVACPTDALTEAREYDDGYADEHRVAHRWNLIAN; from the coding sequence ATGTCAACCGTATTGCCGAAAGTGAATGAGCTTGGTTTTTTTCAGTTGCGGCTGGAATCGATCGGCGGATTGGGCGCCAATTTGGCCGGGAAGATGCTGGCGGAAGCCGGGGTGGTAGGCGCGGGACTGAACGGCGTGAGCTTCTCGTCTTACGGTTCGGAGAAAAAAGGCTCGCCCGTGAAAGCGCATATCCGCTTTTGTGATCCGGAGACGAAAATACGCGACACTTCTCCGGTCGAGCGGCCGCATGTGGTTGGTATTTTCCATGAGAATTTGGCCAAGACAATCAACGTTGTCAGCGGCATTTACGAGGACAGCATCGTACTGGTCAATTCCACAAAAAGCCCGGAAAAATTGAAAGAAAAACTGAAAATGGTTGCGGGGACCATTGCCGTAATCGATGCCACCGGCATTGCCCTCGAGGAAAACAACCGCGTAAACATGGCGATGTTAGGCGGTTTATTCCGTTTATGCAGCTTTTTGGACCCGCAAATTATGCGCGATGTCATTCGCAATTCCCTGATCAAAAAATATCCGCAGGCGGTGGAACCGGCGCTGCGCACCTTCGAGCGCGGGTACAACGAAGTAAAGTCCCAGACGTTCGCCTTGCCGAAAGGCGCGCAAATGCCCGCCTACACGCGCATGGATACTCCCATTCTCGGCTACGAAACGCAGGCGATTGGCGGGACGATTATCAATCCCGGCAACAGCATCCTGAAAGATTTAAGCATTTCGCGTTCCGGGATGATGCCGCATTTCGATCAGGAAAAATGCATCCATTGCGCCAACTGCGACAATGTTTGCCCGGATTTCTGCTTTGTTTGGGAAGAACAGCCGGATAAAAAAGGCCGCCCGCAAATGTTCCTGCAGGGCATTGACTATCAATATTGCAAAGGCTGCTTGAAGTGCGTCGTCGCTTGCCCCACGGATGCGCTTACCGAGGCGCGCGAATACGACGACGGCTACGCGGATGAACACAGAGTGGCCCATCGCTGGAATTTGATAGCGAATTGA
- a CDS encoding PilZ domain-containing protein: protein MINNGRVEFGANYLRSEAQLSLLALMHSRTVLESIDYVSTGTISYAEGDILEVEIFDTERFSLGETLKVTVYSPIGIFTFYSTIIARAEDALMIFHPPEHQKKFGEKRDYPRIPVTKEASIISLSAPSETDVISPDLPLAVSLRNMSMGGIGFVVEETLHIPERARLTLELEFDEPFACTMEVVRNKPETDGFNYIGAKFVDLQDPLFSFLRSYILHAQVELYYQNKIANKHDQSKEKRHYRSLV from the coding sequence TTGATCAACAATGGCAGAGTCGAGTTTGGCGCGAATTATCTCCGCAGCGAAGCGCAACTTTCCCTGCTGGCCTTAATGCACAGCAGAACGGTGCTTGAAAGCATCGATTATGTTTCGACCGGCACGATTTCCTATGCGGAGGGAGATATCCTGGAAGTGGAGATCTTCGACACCGAACGATTCTCGCTGGGCGAGACCTTAAAGGTTACCGTCTATTCGCCCATCGGGATTTTCACGTTCTACTCCACAATCATTGCCAGGGCGGAAGATGCGTTAATGATTTTCCATCCCCCGGAGCACCAGAAGAAGTTCGGAGAGAAGCGGGATTATCCCCGCATACCGGTTACGAAGGAGGCCTCGATTATTAGTTTAAGCGCTCCAAGCGAAACGGACGTTATTTCGCCGGACCTGCCGCTTGCAGTCAGTTTGCGGAATATGAGCATGGGCGGCATCGGATTTGTCGTGGAAGAAACGTTGCATATCCCGGAACGCGCACGATTAACGCTGGAACTGGAATTTGACGAGCCGTTCGCCTGTACGATGGAAGTTGTCAGAAACAAGCCGGAGACGGATGGCTTCAACTACATCGGCGCGAAATTTGTCGATTTGCAAGATCCGTTGTTTTCATTTTTGCGCAGTTACATCCTGCACGCGCAGGTGGAACTGTATTATCAAAACAAAATCGCCAACAAACATGATCAAAGCAAAGAAAAACGCCACTATCGTTCATTGGTATAG